One region of Pyramidobacter sp. YE332 genomic DNA includes:
- a CDS encoding sulfurtransferase TusA family protein encodes MVVDARGLSCPQPVVEAKKAAATGEKEIEIFLDNPTSITNVTRFMTNQGYQLKTNDIQPDQSNKLVFVK; translated from the coding sequence ATGGTTGTTGATGCACGCGGACTTTCCTGTCCTCAGCCTGTCGTCGAGGCCAAAAAAGCGGCGGCGACGGGAGAAAAGGAGATCGAGATTTTTCTCGATAACCCGACGTCGATCACGAACGTTACCCGCTTCATGACAAACCAGGGCTATCAGCTCAAGACAAACGATATTCAGCCTGATCAATCGAACAAACTTGTCTTCGTCAAATAA
- the grdC gene encoding glycine/sarcosine/betaine reductase complex component C subunit beta, translated as MSRVAIKGSAYCLEHVPQLGLHYGNTPYTAGEGEKEYLQALPKHLQTYEQAKGYAPNMTYIGALPLEDLDAQPTPMYQNYNLEAPRFGTYGEIMPEDEFLGLLDICDVFDLIWLEKDFAASVREKLSKHELITESILARLEAGHDRAEIEEYLKSSDHTQVLPLYFDGKVVGMARAAHAVDDNLFAHVLLENLASKAGSVLALLHLLRNTGLKPEEVDFVIECSEEGAGDACQRAGGNFAKAIAEIAGCVNASGCDVRGFCAGPVNAMINGASQVAAGARKNVVVLAGGAIPKLYMNSRDHVKKDMPALEDCLGSFAILITPCDGVSAEMRLDVLGKHSVGAGASPQAVTQALTWEPLQKAGLTFADVDKFGAELHIPEITEPAGAGNVPLANIKMIAALAVMKKSIEKKDMMTFVKEKGLHGFAHTQGHIPAGAPFIGPAADWIKEGKINRAMIIGKGSLFLARLTNLADGASFLLEKPAPVAAAVSKDDIKSLLLESLSEIAADLKK; from the coding sequence ATGTCCAGAGTTGCAATCAAAGGTTCCGCTTACTGCCTTGAGCATGTTCCCCAGCTGGGGCTTCACTACGGCAACACGCCCTATACGGCCGGCGAAGGCGAGAAAGAGTATCTTCAGGCTCTTCCCAAGCATCTTCAGACCTACGAACAGGCGAAGGGATATGCTCCCAACATGACGTACATCGGAGCTCTGCCCCTTGAGGATCTTGACGCGCAGCCGACGCCCATGTACCAGAACTACAATCTCGAGGCGCCCCGTTTCGGCACATACGGCGAGATCATGCCCGAAGACGAATTCCTCGGCCTGCTCGACATCTGCGACGTTTTCGACCTGATCTGGCTCGAAAAGGACTTTGCCGCCTCCGTCCGCGAAAAGCTTTCCAAGCACGAACTGATCACCGAGTCCATTCTCGCCCGCCTCGAAGCCGGACACGATCGCGCCGAGATCGAAGAATACCTCAAGAGCAGCGATCATACTCAGGTTTTGCCGCTCTATTTCGACGGCAAGGTCGTCGGCATGGCGCGCGCGGCGCACGCCGTGGACGACAATCTGTTTGCCCACGTTCTGCTCGAGAATCTTGCCAGCAAGGCCGGCTCCGTGCTCGCCCTGCTCCATCTGCTCCGCAACACCGGCCTGAAACCCGAAGAGGTCGATTTCGTGATCGAGTGTTCCGAGGAAGGCGCGGGCGACGCCTGCCAGCGCGCCGGCGGCAACTTCGCCAAGGCCATCGCCGAGATCGCCGGCTGCGTGAACGCCAGCGGCTGCGACGTGCGCGGTTTCTGCGCCGGCCCCGTCAACGCCATGATCAACGGCGCTTCCCAGGTCGCCGCGGGCGCCCGCAAGAACGTCGTCGTCCTGGCCGGCGGCGCCATCCCCAAGCTTTACATGAACAGCCGCGACCACGTCAAGAAGGACATGCCCGCTCTCGAGGACTGCCTTGGCTCGTTCGCGATCCTGATCACTCCCTGCGACGGCGTCAGCGCCGAAATGCGTCTGGACGTCCTCGGCAAACACTCCGTCGGCGCGGGCGCCTCGCCTCAGGCCGTCACGCAGGCCCTCACCTGGGAGCCGCTCCAGAAGGCCGGACTGACCTTCGCCGACGTCGACAAGTTCGGCGCCGAACTTCATATCCCCGAGATCACCGAACCCGCCGGCGCCGGCAACGTGCCGCTCGCCAACATCAAAATGATCGCCGCTCTGGCCGTCATGAAGAAGAGCATCGAAAAGAAGGACATGATGACCTTCGTCAAGGAGAAGGGACTGCACGGCTTCGCCCACACTCAGGGACACATCCCCGCCGGCGCGCCCTTCATCGGCCCCGCCGCCGACTGGATCAAGGAGGGCAAGATCAACCGCGCCATGATCATCGGCAAGGGCAGCCTGTTCCTCGCCCGCCTGACCAATCTCGCCGACGGCGCTTCGTTCCTGCTCGAAAAGCCCGCGCCCGTAGCCGCGGCAGTGAGCAAGGACGACATCAAGAGCCTGCTGTTGGAGTCTCTTTCCGAAATCGCAGCAGACCTCAAGAAGTAA
- the grdD gene encoding glycine/sarcosine/betaine reductase complex component C subunit alpha, with translation MSDVRKLIGEALSEIIDSAAHGGPRVRVGLQANGSEHGSEEIANAARLAQRQNPNIQVVMIGPKKVEGFDDLEWIETPDCEIDLEKAMDEAMDSGKVAGIVAMHHPFPMGVTTIGRVFTPACGRDMIVASTTGTSAINRVEAMIRNAVYGIAVAKSIGKQNPTVGILNVEGAQVVFKALRKLQENGYDITFGESKRADGGSVLRGNDILQGVVDVCVCDTLTGNVLMKMFSSFSTGGSYEALGWGYGPSAGEGWKHVVNIISRASGAPVIANAVAYCGAAAAGKLPELVAKEVEAAKGCGLEEIIASFMPKPAAAEEEIKAPAAEPTDEEIHGVDVLAIEDAVRELWKHGIYAESSMGCTGPVVKLNKSKEEEARKILAAASYI, from the coding sequence ATGTCTGACGTTCGCAAGCTCATCGGTGAGGCTCTCTCCGAGATCATCGATTCTGCCGCTCACGGCGGCCCCCGCGTCCGCGTCGGCCTGCAGGCGAATGGCAGCGAGCACGGCTCCGAAGAAATCGCCAACGCCGCACGCCTCGCCCAGCGCCAGAACCCCAACATTCAGGTCGTGATGATCGGCCCTAAAAAAGTCGAAGGTTTCGACGACCTCGAGTGGATCGAGACCCCCGACTGCGAGATCGACCTCGAAAAAGCCATGGACGAAGCCATGGACAGCGGCAAAGTCGCCGGCATCGTCGCCATGCACCATCCGTTCCCCATGGGCGTGACCACGATCGGCCGCGTCTTTACGCCCGCCTGCGGCCGCGACATGATCGTCGCCTCCACGACCGGCACCAGCGCCATTAACCGCGTCGAAGCCATGATCCGCAACGCCGTCTACGGCATCGCCGTCGCCAAGTCCATCGGCAAACAGAATCCCACCGTGGGCATTCTCAACGTCGAAGGCGCGCAGGTGGTCTTCAAGGCGCTGCGCAAGCTTCAGGAAAACGGCTACGACATCACTTTCGGCGAAAGCAAACGCGCCGACGGTGGTTCCGTCCTGCGCGGCAACGACATCCTCCAGGGCGTCGTCGACGTGTGCGTCTGCGACACGCTGACCGGCAACGTGCTGATGAAGATGTTCTCCTCGTTCAGCACCGGCGGTTCGTACGAAGCGCTGGGCTGGGGCTACGGCCCCTCCGCCGGCGAAGGCTGGAAGCACGTCGTCAACATCATCTCCCGCGCTTCCGGCGCTCCCGTGATCGCCAACGCCGTCGCCTATTGCGGCGCCGCGGCGGCAGGCAAACTTCCCGAACTGGTCGCCAAGGAAGTCGAAGCGGCCAAGGGCTGCGGTCTCGAGGAAATCATCGCCAGCTTCATGCCCAAACCGGCCGCGGCCGAAGAGGAAATCAAAGCCCCGGCGGCCGAGCCGACCGACGAGGAAATCCACGGCGTCGACGTGCTCGCCATCGAGGACGCCGTGCGCGAGCTGTGGAAGCACGGCATTTACGCCGAAAGCTCGATGGGCTGCACCGGCCCCGTCGTCAAGCTGAACAAGAGCAAAGAAGAAGAAGCCCGCAAGATCCTCGCCGCCGCCAGCTACATTTAG
- a CDS encoding ABC transporter ATP-binding protein: MTLSVSGLSFAYGRNDVLKDVSFSLEQGEIVVLLGPNGTGKTTLLRAINGILRPAMGTVFLDGRTLALCPRRDRAKIFGYVPQRDEPQHLTVFDAVLLGRRPHIAWTIKDEDVEKVEAALKALSLEKFSLRFLDELSGGEFQKVALARALVQEPKVLLLDEPTSSLDLKNQIDMLRTLRQIVQGRNVAILMSIHDLNTSLRVADRLIFLRDGAVCAACRPAEATADLIGDVYGIPVDVIAHDGAPLVIPRLRSDPAFRA, from the coding sequence ATGACGCTGTCGGTATCGGGACTTTCCTTCGCCTACGGGCGCAACGACGTTTTGAAGGACGTGAGTTTTTCTCTGGAACAGGGGGAGATCGTCGTGCTGCTCGGTCCCAACGGCACGGGAAAGACCACGCTGCTGCGAGCCATTAACGGGATCCTGCGCCCTGCGATGGGGACGGTCTTTCTTGATGGGCGTACGCTCGCCTTGTGTCCGCGGCGCGACCGGGCCAAGATTTTCGGTTACGTCCCCCAGAGGGACGAACCGCAGCATCTGACCGTTTTCGACGCGGTCCTGCTTGGCCGCCGCCCGCACATCGCATGGACGATAAAGGACGAAGACGTTGAAAAAGTGGAAGCGGCGCTAAAAGCTCTGTCTCTCGAAAAATTTTCCCTGCGGTTCCTCGACGAGCTGAGCGGCGGCGAGTTCCAAAAGGTCGCTCTTGCCCGCGCTCTCGTGCAGGAACCCAAAGTCCTGCTGTTGGACGAACCGACGAGCAGCCTTGATCTCAAAAATCAGATCGACATGCTGCGGACGCTGCGGCAGATCGTTCAAGGACGGAACGTGGCGATTCTGATGTCGATCCACGATCTAAACACGTCTTTGCGCGTCGCCGACCGTTTGATCTTTCTGCGCGACGGCGCCGTTTGCGCGGCCTGCCGGCCGGCGGAGGCGACCGCCGATCTGATCGGCGACGTTTACGGGATTCCCGTAGACGTGATCGCGCACGACGGCGCGCCTTTGGTGATTCCGCGCCTGCGGAGCGATCCCGCTTTTCGCGCGTGA
- a CDS encoding iron ABC transporter permease, producing the protein MLRQEHLLSLEYEAYVGRKKLFLLGLGGLCLLLGLLSVAWGAVRIPVSEVIEVLLGGGEGRAKVIVVNIRLPQTLAAMLAGGGLSLAGLVMQAVLRNPLGSPFTLGISNAAAFGAAFSIIVLGSGTMQSTAADAVTIMDHWLTTGAAFAAALACMGIVLFIVSATGGAGEVMVLAGVALSSLFTAGTMFLQYFADDAQLAATVFWTFGDVSRASWREIPMMSALLALSSALFFYRRFDLNALCCGDETAVSLGVSASWIRLEAMVVTSLLAAVMVAFLGVIGFVGLVCPHMLRRFLGGDHRFLIPGSVLLGAALLTGADMGARLLLAPRLLPVSVFTAFMGAPVFVALLMKRRSRK; encoded by the coding sequence GTGCTTCGGCAGGAGCATCTCCTTTCGTTGGAGTACGAAGCCTACGTCGGCCGTAAAAAGCTTTTTCTCCTTGGACTGGGAGGGCTGTGTTTGCTCCTCGGCCTGCTGTCCGTGGCCTGGGGAGCCGTCAGGATCCCTGTCTCCGAGGTGATCGAGGTTCTTCTCGGCGGCGGGGAAGGGCGGGCCAAGGTGATCGTCGTGAATATCCGCCTGCCCCAGACTCTGGCCGCTATGCTGGCGGGAGGCGGGCTGTCGCTCGCGGGGCTGGTCATGCAGGCAGTGCTGCGCAATCCATTGGGGTCTCCCTTCACGTTGGGGATCTCCAACGCGGCCGCTTTCGGCGCGGCCTTCTCGATCATCGTCCTCGGCTCGGGAACGATGCAGAGCACTGCGGCGGACGCGGTGACGATCATGGACCACTGGCTCACGACGGGGGCGGCCTTCGCAGCCGCTCTGGCCTGCATGGGCATCGTGCTTTTCATCGTCTCGGCAACCGGCGGCGCGGGCGAAGTCATGGTGCTGGCTGGCGTCGCGCTGAGTTCGCTGTTTACCGCCGGGACCATGTTTCTTCAGTATTTCGCCGACGACGCCCAGCTGGCGGCTACTGTCTTCTGGACTTTCGGCGACGTCTCGCGCGCGTCGTGGCGCGAGATCCCCATGATGTCGGCTCTGTTGGCCCTTTCTTCGGCGTTGTTCTTTTACAGGCGCTTCGATCTGAACGCTTTGTGCTGCGGCGATGAGACCGCTGTGTCGCTGGGCGTCTCGGCTTCGTGGATCCGTCTCGAAGCCATGGTCGTGACGTCGCTGCTTGCCGCCGTCATGGTGGCGTTTCTCGGCGTGATCGGTTTTGTCGGACTTGTCTGTCCCCATATGCTGCGCCGTTTCCTCGGGGGCGATCATCGTTTCCTGATCCCCGGCTCGGTTCTCTTGGGAGCGGCCCTTCTGACGGGCGCCGACATGGGGGCGCGGCTCCTGCTCGCGCCGCGTCTTCTGCCCGTCTCCGTCTTTACGGCGTTCATGGGCGCGCCGGTGTTCGTGGCGCTCCTGATGAAAAGGAGAAGCCGAAAATGA
- a CDS encoding iron ABC transporter substrate-binding protein: MLCASAACGAEMTVTDCLGRSVTVPVAPQRILGSGSGALRLLTYLQANDRVIAVDSIEKRNDPPQSKASRPYAFAHPEFAALPLFGEFRGKDNPELIAGLSPQPQVIFKVSPLSGPHPDQLTAKTGIPVIGLEYGNLSDEKEQFYATLRLMGKVLDKEQRAEEVAAFFEKHLAELRRRTAGVPEEERRSCYIGGVSMRGTHGFTSTETGYPPFLYTGAKNVASDGSGRSETVNVAKEKILQWDPQVVFMDINTLRAKGEASGLWQLSFDPVYAELSAVENGEIWSVLPYNSYTINYGSVLVNSYFVGKTLYPDRFADVEIASVADEIYSFLVGKPLYAQISEALSGKIFRRLNLEGK, from the coding sequence ATGCTGTGTGCGTCTGCGGCATGCGGCGCGGAGATGACGGTCACGGACTGCCTCGGGCGTTCCGTGACCGTGCCCGTCGCGCCGCAGCGGATCCTTGGCTCGGGATCCGGAGCCTTGAGGCTGCTGACCTACCTTCAGGCGAATGATCGCGTGATCGCGGTGGATTCCATCGAAAAGCGCAACGATCCTCCGCAGAGCAAAGCATCGCGTCCTTATGCCTTCGCTCATCCTGAGTTTGCCGCTCTGCCTCTTTTCGGCGAGTTTCGCGGCAAAGACAATCCCGAACTGATTGCCGGGCTTTCTCCGCAGCCGCAGGTGATCTTCAAAGTGTCGCCTCTTTCCGGTCCTCATCCCGACCAGCTGACGGCCAAAACGGGGATTCCCGTGATCGGCCTGGAATACGGAAATCTGAGCGACGAAAAGGAACAGTTCTACGCGACGCTGCGTCTGATGGGGAAAGTCCTTGACAAGGAACAGAGGGCGGAAGAAGTGGCGGCTTTCTTCGAAAAGCACCTCGCCGAACTGCGCCGGAGGACTGCCGGCGTTCCCGAAGAAGAGCGCAGAAGCTGCTATATCGGCGGCGTATCCATGCGCGGCACGCATGGTTTCACCTCGACGGAAACGGGATATCCGCCGTTCCTTTACACCGGCGCGAAAAACGTGGCCTCCGACGGTTCCGGCAGATCGGAAACGGTCAACGTCGCCAAGGAAAAGATCTTGCAGTGGGATCCCCAAGTCGTCTTCATGGACATCAACACCCTGCGGGCGAAAGGCGAGGCCAGCGGCCTCTGGCAGCTCAGTTTCGATCCCGTCTACGCCGAACTGTCGGCCGTCGAAAACGGCGAGATCTGGAGCGTGCTTCCCTACAATTCGTACACGATCAATTACGGTTCCGTGCTGGTCAACAGCTATTTCGTGGGGAAAACTCTCTATCCCGACCGTTTCGCCGACGTCGAGATCGCGTCCGTCGCCGACGAGATCTATTCTTTCCTTGTCGGAAAACCGCTCTACGCTCAGATCAGCGAAGCCCTTTCCGGCAAAATTTTCCGACGTCTGAACCTTGAAGGGAAATAA
- a CDS encoding FmdE family protein, which yields MASLKIPPELTPVVAFHGHLCPGLLIGWRASRMAMKLLNLSRDVDEEIVAVVENDACGVDAIQAVLGCTFGKGNFIFRDYGKHAFTVFRHSDGRGVRLVYRSPENALSRDEHMGRLLTEPDEALFDVKKPEEAIPQKARIHDSENCSVCGEKVMVTRLETCADGRKVCVPCAEKIRRMTK from the coding sequence ATGGCATCGTTGAAAATTCCACCGGAACTAACGCCCGTCGTCGCTTTTCACGGACATCTGTGTCCCGGCCTGTTGATCGGCTGGCGCGCTTCTCGAATGGCCATGAAGCTGCTGAATCTGTCCCGCGACGTGGATGAAGAGATTGTGGCGGTTGTGGAAAATGACGCCTGCGGCGTGGATGCGATCCAAGCAGTTCTTGGCTGCACGTTCGGAAAGGGAAATTTCATTTTCCGCGATTACGGCAAGCACGCTTTCACCGTTTTCCGCCATTCTGACGGACGCGGCGTGAGGCTGGTCTATCGCTCGCCTGAAAACGCACTTTCGCGCGACGAACACATGGGCCGTCTTTTGACGGAACCTGATGAAGCTCTGTTCGACGTGAAGAAACCCGAAGAGGCGATCCCGCAGAAAGCGCGTATTCACGATTCGGAAAACTGTTCCGTGTGCGGCGAGAAAGTCATGGTCACTCGCCTCGAGACGTGCGCGGACGGACGAAAAGTCTGTGTGCCCTGCGCGGAAAAGATCAGGAGGATGACAAAATGA
- a CDS encoding ISNCY family transposase, producing the protein MKQERMTLSQKELDRIRIIGALVEGRMTNREAAEKLGLCQRQIIRIKKRFAAQGAAGLVHGNRGRTSRRRIGDEVRESVLKAYEEVYYDFNFSHFAECLNEREGIGISRSSVVRILKDEGIRSKKSARRRPKLHRSRPQKVAAGMLWQTDATSFEWFGRGNGRATLHAYIDDATGIVTGACFTENECMAGYVAALGMGIEGYGLPMAIYSDRHTIFRSPKARAQDDEDRIEGNEENEGNEAGKEEPLSCFGRGLKDLGIGQIFALTPEAKGRVERLWNTMQDRLPGS; encoded by the coding sequence ATGAAACAGGAGCGAATGACATTGTCACAAAAGGAACTGGATCGTATCAGGATTATCGGAGCGCTTGTCGAGGGACGCATGACGAACAGGGAGGCGGCGGAAAAGCTGGGGCTCTGTCAACGGCAAATCATCAGGATCAAGAAGAGGTTCGCCGCTCAAGGGGCGGCAGGGCTTGTTCACGGCAACCGCGGCAGAACGTCTCGGCGCAGGATCGGAGATGAGGTTCGGGAGTCGGTGCTGAAGGCGTATGAGGAGGTCTATTACGATTTCAACTTCTCTCACTTTGCGGAATGCCTGAACGAACGGGAGGGGATCGGGATCAGCCGTTCGAGTGTCGTCCGCATTCTGAAGGACGAGGGGATCAGGAGCAAGAAGAGTGCGCGGCGGCGGCCGAAGCTTCACCGTTCCCGACCGCAGAAGGTGGCCGCGGGGATGTTGTGGCAGACTGACGCCACGTCGTTTGAATGGTTTGGCAGGGGGAACGGGCGCGCGACGCTGCACGCTTATATTGACGATGCGACGGGGATCGTGACTGGCGCCTGTTTCACTGAGAACGAATGTATGGCGGGCTATGTCGCCGCGCTGGGGATGGGGATCGAGGGGTATGGGCTGCCGATGGCGATTTACAGCGACCGGCATACGATTTTCCGCTCTCCAAAGGCACGGGCGCAGGATGATGAGGATCGGATCGAAGGGAATGAAGAAAATGAAGGGAATGAGGCGGGGAAGGAGGAGCCGTTAAGTTGTTTCGGACGGGGGCTGAAGGATCTTGGGATCGGGCAGATCTTTGCCTTGACGCCGGAGGCGAAGGGGCGTGTCGAACGTCTTTGGAACACGATGCAGGACAGGCTGCCGGGGAGCTGA
- a CDS encoding YerC/YecD family TrpR-related protein — protein sequence MEKWKDELTEQLASAFLSLNTVEEVYNFLEDVATIGEIKALSQRLEVARLLRRNHTYPQIAQLTGASTATISRVRKFLDYGADGYGVVLNRLEENGKNVTNKK from the coding sequence ATGGAAAAATGGAAGGATGAACTGACAGAACAGCTTGCTTCTGCGTTTCTTTCTTTGAACACAGTGGAAGAAGTGTATAATTTCCTCGAAGATGTGGCGACCATCGGCGAGATCAAGGCGCTTTCTCAGCGATTGGAAGTGGCGCGCCTGCTGCGCCGGAATCACACGTATCCGCAGATAGCGCAGCTGACCGGCGCCAGCACGGCGACGATCAGCCGCGTACGCAAATTTCTCGACTATGGCGCCGACGGTTATGGCGTGGTGCTGAACAGGCTTGAAGAGAACGGGAAAAACGTCACGAACAAGAAATGA
- a CDS encoding replication-associated recombination protein A: MEELNLFESGQTQPLAARLRPQNLDEFVGQTHLLGPDKILRRLIVNDTISSMIFWGPPGVGKTTLARIIANQTKAEFINFSAVTSGIKEIRTVMQQAESNRTFGGKTIVFVDEIHRFNKAQQDAFLPFVEKGSIILIGATTENPSFEVNGALLSRCKVFVLQALTTEELVSLLRRALADPRGFGGQNVRIAPELLEAIANFANGDARSALSTLEMVVLNGNRAGGEVVVTPEVLEQCISKKSLLYDKKGEEHYNLISALHKSMRNSDPDAAVYWLARMLEAGEDPLYVARRIVRFASEDVGLADPRALELAVAAYQACHFIGMPECSVHLTQAAVYLSLAPKSNALYRAYETARRDAISQLAEPVPLVIRNAPTRLMKELDYGKGYQYAHDAAEKLTGMQCLPDSLLGKVYYEPTEQGLEAKYKARLEFIKDWKAKHGS, encoded by the coding sequence ATGGAAGAGCTCAACTTGTTTGAAAGCGGGCAGACGCAGCCCCTTGCCGCCCGGCTACGGCCGCAGAACCTGGACGAGTTCGTCGGGCAGACGCATCTGCTGGGGCCGGATAAAATCCTGCGCCGCCTGATCGTCAACGACACCATTTCCTCGATGATCTTCTGGGGGCCGCCGGGCGTCGGCAAGACCACGCTGGCCCGCATCATCGCCAACCAGACCAAGGCGGAGTTCATCAACTTTTCGGCGGTGACCAGCGGCATCAAAGAGATCCGCACGGTCATGCAGCAGGCCGAGAGCAACCGCACCTTCGGCGGCAAGACCATCGTCTTCGTCGACGAGATCCACCGCTTCAACAAAGCCCAGCAGGACGCCTTCCTGCCGTTCGTCGAGAAGGGGAGCATCATCCTCATCGGCGCGACGACGGAAAATCCTTCTTTTGAGGTCAACGGCGCGCTTCTGTCGCGCTGCAAGGTCTTCGTATTACAGGCGCTCACGACGGAAGAGCTGGTTTCTTTGCTGCGGCGGGCGCTTGCCGACCCGCGCGGCTTCGGCGGACAAAACGTCCGCATCGCGCCCGAACTGCTGGAAGCGATCGCCAACTTCGCCAACGGCGACGCCCGTTCGGCCCTTTCGACGCTGGAAATGGTCGTGCTGAACGGCAATCGCGCCGGCGGCGAGGTCGTCGTCACGCCGGAAGTGCTGGAACAGTGCATCTCCAAGAAATCGCTGCTCTACGACAAGAAAGGCGAAGAACATTACAACCTCATCTCGGCGCTGCACAAATCAATGCGCAACTCGGACCCCGACGCCGCGGTTTACTGGCTGGCGCGGATGCTCGAAGCGGGCGAGGATCCGCTTTACGTGGCGCGCCGGATCGTGCGCTTCGCCAGCGAGGACGTCGGGCTGGCCGATCCGAGAGCGCTGGAACTGGCGGTGGCGGCGTATCAGGCCTGCCATTTCATCGGCATGCCCGAGTGTTCCGTCCACCTGACGCAGGCGGCCGTCTACCTCTCGCTGGCGCCCAAGTCGAACGCCCTTTACCGCGCCTATGAAACGGCCCGGCGCGACGCGATCTCTCAACTGGCCGAGCCCGTCCCGCTTGTGATCCGCAACGCCCCGACCAGACTGATGAAAGAACTGGACTACGGCAAGGGCTATCAGTACGCCCACGACGCCGCGGAAAAACTGACGGGCATGCAGTGCCTGCCGGATTCGCTGCTGGGAAAGGTCTACTACGAACCGACGGAGCAGGGGCTCGAAGCGAAATACAAGGCGCGCCTCGAGTTCATCAAAGACTGGAAGGCCAAGCATGGCAGCTGA
- the nth gene encoding endonuclease III, producing MSRADVGKTVTPAPIAPPSITTVLEILEQLWKQGTDSAKIVYEEPLDGLIETVLSQNTNDRNRDMAFERLKSQYGSWERVAALPQDRIAEAIKPAGICNNKAATILRVLKTVKERFGEYSLKRLKSGTPAAAWDFMTHIQGVGPKTAACVLAFDLGFPAFPVDTHVARISKRLGWADAKETPAEIQARLERLVPDEMKCAGHLNVIQHGKNICKARAPKCGECPLRGICPSSEA from the coding sequence ATGAGCCGGGCTGACGTCGGCAAAACGGTGACGCCCGCTCCGATCGCTCCGCCGTCGATCACGACCGTGCTGGAAATCCTGGAACAACTCTGGAAACAGGGGACGGACTCGGCCAAAATCGTCTATGAAGAGCCGCTCGACGGGCTGATCGAGACGGTGCTGTCGCAAAACACCAACGACCGCAACCGCGACATGGCCTTCGAACGCCTGAAATCTCAATACGGAAGCTGGGAGCGCGTCGCCGCGCTGCCGCAGGACCGGATCGCCGAGGCGATCAAGCCGGCGGGAATCTGCAACAACAAGGCGGCGACGATCCTGCGCGTGCTGAAAACCGTGAAAGAGCGCTTCGGCGAGTATTCGCTCAAACGCCTGAAAAGCGGTACGCCCGCCGCGGCCTGGGATTTTATGACGCACATCCAGGGCGTCGGCCCGAAAACGGCCGCCTGCGTGCTCGCTTTCGATCTCGGTTTTCCGGCCTTTCCCGTGGACACGCATGTGGCGCGCATCTCGAAGCGTCTCGGCTGGGCCGACGCCAAAGAGACGCCTGCGGAGATCCAGGCCCGCCTCGAACGGCTTGTGCCCGACGAGATGAAGTGCGCCGGGCACCTGAACGTGATCCAGCACGGAAAAAACATCTGCAAGGCCCGAGCGCCGAAGTGCGGCGAATGTCCCCTCAGGGGCATCTGTCCTTCCAGCGAAGCCTGA